Proteins found in one Planococcus citri chromosome 2, ihPlaCitr1.1, whole genome shotgun sequence genomic segment:
- the LOC135837244 gene encoding vesicular glutamate transporter 3-like isoform X2 codes for MKFGGATLITLSTLVVSILTIFTPWIIRYNFYLYIVLRIIEGVTQIFRYVSFPEIWSRWAPSRDRSKLMSITMCGWFAGPALTYPIFGFITQKYGWPATFYCTGIFSLINTGIWFLLVTNSPTSDKWISKEELDYIQQDPQQPKPKNLKTVSKKVIMSKHYYALGIAKIVYHFGSTITVTCLPMYIKDLTGSKIGKVGVLSAIPTVVNLISIPSIGFILDHLSNTGCLTTTQVHKLFMCGAFLMGSAILLTAAHLARNFILLMACFTLLKLATSINCVLCQLNVIAIGPKCPSILAGFLSPFHVIGAAIGPLIIAFMVPDNTTSEWSKCLTVFATFFFGAALAFYIFGSSEPQNWTTSVDEQNKDDVKPKDGQSTQGQDSNYCLVPSNKIYTLRTLPTSV; via the exons ATGAAATTCGGAGGTGCTACCCTGATTACGTTAAGCACTCTGGTGGTATCCATTTTGACCATATTCACACCTTGGATCATTCGATACAATTTTTACCTTTACATCGTGCTTCGAATTATAGAAGGAGTAACGCAA atCTTCAGATACGTAAGCTTTCCCGAAATATGGTCACGATGGGCACCTAGCAGGGACAGATCTAAATTAATGTCCATAACAATGTGTGGTTGGTTCGCTGGACCAGCACTGACCTATCCAATTTTCGGATTTATTACACAGAAGTACGGTTGGCCAGCGACTTTTTACTGCACAG gtattttttctctaataaataCCGGAATATGGTTCCTTCTGGTGACCAATAGTCCTACATCAGATAAATGGATATCGAAAGAAGAACTCGATTATATACAACAAGATCCTCAACAACCCAAGCCCAAAAAC TTGAAAACTGTGTCGAAGAAAGTGATCATGAGCAAACACTATTACGCATTAGGCATCGCAAAAATAGTTTATCACTTCGGAAGTACGATAACTGTGACTTGTCTACCAATGTACATAAAAG ATCTCACTGGCAGTAAGATAGGCAAAGTCGGCGTCTTATCAGCAATACCAACTGTTGTAAATCTCATCAGCATACCTAGTATCGGATTCATATTGGACCATTTGAGTAATACTGGTTGCTTAACAACCACTCAA GTGCATAAGCTATTCATGTGTGGAGCTTTTTTGATGGGAAGTGCGATACTTCTGACAGCTGCTCATCTAGctcgtaatttcattttattaatggCATGTTTTACCTTATTGAAATTAGCCACATCGATAAACTGTGTGCTGTGCCA ATTGAATGTCATCGCCATAGGACCAAAATGCCCCAGTATTTTGGCTGGTTTCTTGTCACCATTTCACGTCATTGGAGCAGCAATTGGACCACTCATTATAGCTTTCATGGTACCTGATAAC ACAACCTCCGAATGGAGCAAATGTTTAACTGTATTTGCGACGTTCTTTTTTGGCGCAGCATTGGCTTTTTATATATTTGGATCTAGTGAGCCACAAAACTGGACTACCTCTGTTGATGAACAAAATAAAGATGATGTTAAACCGAAAGATGGCCAAAGTACTCAAGGTCAAG ACTCCAATTACTGCCTAGTTCCTTCAAACAAAATCTACACATTGCGTACGCTACCTACATCA GTATAA
- the LOC135837244 gene encoding vesicular glutamate transporter 3-like isoform X1, with translation MKFGGATLITLSTLVVSILTIFTPWIIRYNFYLYIVLRIIEGVTQIFRYVSFPEIWSRWAPSRDRSKLMSITMCGWFAGPALTYPIFGFITQKYGWPATFYCTGIFSLINTGIWFLLVTNSPTSDKWISKEELDYIQQDPQQPKPKNLKTVSKKVIMSKHYYALGIAKIVYHFGSTITVTCLPMYIKDLTGSKIGKVGVLSAIPTVVNLISIPSIGFILDHLSNTGCLTTTQVHKLFMCGAFLMGSAILLTAAHLARNFILLMACFTLLKLATSINCVLCQLNVIAIGPKCPSILAGFLSPFHVIGAAIGPLIIAFMVPDNTTSEWSKCLTVFATFFFGAALAFYIFGSSEPQNWTTSVDEQNKDDVKPKDGQSTQGQDSNYCLVPSNKIYTLRTLPTSVSKTIHVISKMKTHRNR, from the exons ATGAAATTCGGAGGTGCTACCCTGATTACGTTAAGCACTCTGGTGGTATCCATTTTGACCATATTCACACCTTGGATCATTCGATACAATTTTTACCTTTACATCGTGCTTCGAATTATAGAAGGAGTAACGCAA atCTTCAGATACGTAAGCTTTCCCGAAATATGGTCACGATGGGCACCTAGCAGGGACAGATCTAAATTAATGTCCATAACAATGTGTGGTTGGTTCGCTGGACCAGCACTGACCTATCCAATTTTCGGATTTATTACACAGAAGTACGGTTGGCCAGCGACTTTTTACTGCACAG gtattttttctctaataaataCCGGAATATGGTTCCTTCTGGTGACCAATAGTCCTACATCAGATAAATGGATATCGAAAGAAGAACTCGATTATATACAACAAGATCCTCAACAACCCAAGCCCAAAAAC TTGAAAACTGTGTCGAAGAAAGTGATCATGAGCAAACACTATTACGCATTAGGCATCGCAAAAATAGTTTATCACTTCGGAAGTACGATAACTGTGACTTGTCTACCAATGTACATAAAAG ATCTCACTGGCAGTAAGATAGGCAAAGTCGGCGTCTTATCAGCAATACCAACTGTTGTAAATCTCATCAGCATACCTAGTATCGGATTCATATTGGACCATTTGAGTAATACTGGTTGCTTAACAACCACTCAA GTGCATAAGCTATTCATGTGTGGAGCTTTTTTGATGGGAAGTGCGATACTTCTGACAGCTGCTCATCTAGctcgtaatttcattttattaatggCATGTTTTACCTTATTGAAATTAGCCACATCGATAAACTGTGTGCTGTGCCA ATTGAATGTCATCGCCATAGGACCAAAATGCCCCAGTATTTTGGCTGGTTTCTTGTCACCATTTCACGTCATTGGAGCAGCAATTGGACCACTCATTATAGCTTTCATGGTACCTGATAAC ACAACCTCCGAATGGAGCAAATGTTTAACTGTATTTGCGACGTTCTTTTTTGGCGCAGCATTGGCTTTTTATATATTTGGATCTAGTGAGCCACAAAACTGGACTACCTCTGTTGATGAACAAAATAAAGATGATGTTAAACCGAAAGATGGCCAAAGTACTCAAGGTCAAG ACTCCAATTACTGCCTAGTTCCTTCAAACAAAATCTACACATTGCGTACGCTACCTACATCAGTAAGTAAAACTATACATGTTATCTCAAAAATGAAGACACATCGTAATCGTTGA